One stretch of Candidatus Baltobacteraceae bacterium DNA includes these proteins:
- a CDS encoding NAD-dependent epimerase/dehydratase family protein: MLHLVTGGAGFLGAHLTNALVDDGHSVIIADNFSTGHVRNLEYAISTGRATLVYVDVAQPYADLCHILADAVKTRIERIYHLASPASPKAYGEHPWETLQVNAIGTMALIDLALEHEARFLFASTSEIYGDPLVHPQPESYFGNVDPIGPRSCYDEGKRFGEAAVATAVRTRQLDGRVVRFFNCYGPAMDESDGRLVPELFHAAEAGLPLPIHGTGKQTRSMTYVDDAMVMLRAVMDRTQPELQPVNIGSDEELTVEEIARVVARVCGVAFETQYLPAREGDPQMRKPDLTRIRSYGVPPPTTLEEGLRATYRWLRDERRAFA; this comes from the coding sequence ATGCTCCACCTCGTAACCGGCGGAGCCGGCTTCTTAGGCGCTCATCTTACAAATGCTCTCGTAGACGACGGTCACTCGGTTATCATAGCCGACAACTTTTCTACCGGTCACGTTCGCAACCTCGAATACGCGATCTCCACGGGACGTGCTACGCTCGTCTACGTGGACGTGGCGCAACCATATGCGGACCTTTGCCACATCCTTGCCGACGCCGTAAAGACTCGAATCGAGCGCATTTATCACCTCGCGTCGCCCGCGAGTCCGAAAGCGTACGGCGAGCACCCGTGGGAAACGCTGCAAGTCAATGCAATTGGCACCATGGCGCTTATAGATCTTGCGCTCGAACACGAGGCGCGCTTTCTGTTCGCATCGACTTCCGAAATCTATGGCGATCCGCTCGTGCATCCGCAGCCGGAGAGTTACTTCGGCAACGTGGATCCGATTGGACCGCGGAGCTGCTATGACGAGGGCAAGCGGTTCGGCGAAGCCGCGGTAGCGACCGCAGTACGAACTCGTCAGCTCGACGGGCGCGTCGTGCGGTTTTTCAATTGTTATGGACCGGCAATGGACGAGAGCGATGGACGTTTGGTCCCAGAGCTATTCCACGCGGCCGAGGCAGGTTTACCACTTCCCATCCACGGCACCGGAAAACAAACGCGGTCGATGACATACGTCGACGATGCGATGGTCATGTTACGAGCGGTTATGGATCGGACGCAGCCCGAACTTCAACCCGTCAACATCGGCAGTGACGAGGAACTCACAGTGGAGGAGATTGCGCGTGTCGTCGCTCGCGTTTGCGGCGTCGCTTTCGAAACGCAATATCTGCCGGCGCGTGAGGGGGATCCGCAGATGCGTAAGCCCGACCTCACCCGAATTCGGTCCTATGGCGTGCCGCCCCCGACGACACTCGAAGAAGGCTTGCGTGCGACATATCGGTGGCTTCGCGACGAACGTCGTGCTTTCGCCTAA
- a CDS encoding lipopolysaccharide biosynthesis protein: MRLLTQSGFYLIGRVGPAAIGVCGIAIYTRLLDPASIGTYAILLSTSLLASGIGFTWLRIAALRVAAGEKKLETDFTTTVGLLFVGTAIVVAVIEGVALHFYQRGFSVDLIVLAAAAAISAAWYDLNASLLQARLKVVSWGLLNLARAVVAVTCSVVLIYAGFREEALLGGFVFGNASTLAFMKMWRPAVTGRFDAALFWRCFHFGWPQSVNAAQALIAPTFQRWTLQLIAGSGAVGIFAVSQDFSTQTIASIVGAISLAGIPLAYREKERGDVAALNAQLRENAGLIFAIALPATVGFAILSSPIAHSLFGMRFWSGASLILTLVGVSAFAVNLRTYYFDQAFELAMETRPQAAISVIGTVLAVAATLILVPRFAAVGAAVGGLLASIVCLVLSIVWGMRILRMPLPIRDWSRTAIATIGMGLVLVLVPKENNLLGLFFAISGGTIVYIVLSSAMRFSLLRTHFGGRFVWLQR; the protein is encoded by the coding sequence ATGCGGCTCCTAACACAATCGGGGTTTTATCTCATCGGGCGTGTCGGCCCCGCGGCTATCGGCGTCTGTGGCATCGCAATCTATACGCGTTTGCTTGATCCTGCGAGCATCGGCACGTATGCGATACTGCTGAGCACCTCGCTCTTGGCGAGCGGGATCGGCTTCACGTGGCTTCGCATTGCTGCGCTTCGAGTTGCCGCGGGAGAGAAGAAGCTCGAGACTGACTTTACGACGACGGTAGGGCTCCTATTTGTGGGAACGGCGATCGTGGTCGCGGTTATCGAGGGTGTCGCTCTGCATTTTTATCAGCGGGGCTTCTCGGTGGACTTGATCGTGCTCGCAGCCGCCGCGGCAATATCGGCTGCATGGTACGACCTCAACGCAAGCCTGCTTCAGGCGCGCCTCAAAGTCGTCTCGTGGGGCCTCCTGAATTTGGCCCGTGCTGTGGTGGCCGTTACGTGTTCGGTTGTGCTGATTTATGCCGGTTTCAGAGAGGAAGCATTGCTGGGCGGTTTCGTGTTCGGCAATGCGTCGACGCTAGCGTTCATGAAGATGTGGCGTCCGGCAGTCACCGGTCGCTTTGACGCCGCGCTGTTTTGGCGCTGTTTTCATTTTGGCTGGCCCCAAAGCGTAAACGCCGCCCAAGCCCTTATCGCGCCAACCTTCCAGCGCTGGACGCTGCAGCTCATCGCCGGGAGCGGAGCAGTCGGAATTTTCGCGGTCTCACAAGACTTTTCAACTCAAACGATCGCGAGCATTGTCGGAGCGATAAGCCTTGCCGGCATTCCGCTCGCATACCGGGAAAAAGAACGCGGCGACGTCGCGGCGCTCAACGCTCAGCTGCGCGAGAATGCCGGCCTCATTTTCGCAATCGCGCTTCCCGCGACGGTCGGGTTTGCGATCCTCTCATCGCCGATCGCACACTCGCTCTTTGGTATGCGCTTCTGGAGCGGAGCTTCGCTCATTCTCACGCTCGTCGGCGTCTCGGCGTTCGCTGTCAATCTACGGACGTACTACTTCGATCAAGCATTCGAATTGGCGATGGAGACGCGTCCCCAGGCCGCGATCTCGGTTATCGGAACGGTCCTCGCAGTGGCAGCCACGCTGATCTTGGTGCCGCGTTTCGCGGCAGTGGGTGCCGCCGTCGGCGGATTGCTTGCAAGTATTGTCTGTCTTGTGCTCAGCATTGTCTGGGGCATGCGTATTCTGAGAATGCCGCTTCCGATTCGCGACTGGAGTCGTACCGCAATCGCGACTATCGGTATGGGACTCGTCCTTGTCCTCGTTCCGAAGGAAAACAATCTTCTTGGTCTATTTTTCGCAATCTCCGGCGGAACGATAGTCTACATCGTGCTCTCATCCGCAATGCGTTTTTCACTCCTCCGCACGCATTTCGGCGGGCGGTTTGTGTGGCTGCAGCGATGA
- a CDS encoding WecB/TagA/CpsF family glycosyltransferase, with protein MAAAMTATPRHVDSYDLYGGKITPVTIDDLLSLLESYVDCGQQCIVASQNMHGLRVRLQDAAMRRLHELPQTYVHIDGMPLVLLSRLRGIQASRRHRVTLVDFIWPLLALAERRAWRVYFLGGSDAVVQAASGRIGARFPRLDFRARQGYFEESSSSAVASQIASFAPHVVLVGMGMGRQESWILDHYEALAPASIVTVGACMEYIAGTVGTPPRWMGRTGLEWLYRFAENPSRFWRRYLIEPWIVLAYVLWYTVSR; from the coding sequence GTGGCTGCAGCGATGACGGCAACTCCGCGTCACGTTGATTCGTACGATCTCTATGGTGGGAAGATTACGCCGGTGACGATCGACGATTTGCTTAGCTTGCTCGAATCTTACGTCGATTGTGGGCAACAGTGCATTGTGGCGTCGCAAAACATGCATGGACTGCGCGTTCGTCTCCAAGACGCGGCCATGAGGCGTCTGCACGAACTCCCGCAGACATACGTCCACATCGACGGAATGCCGTTAGTATTGCTTTCCCGTCTGCGCGGCATTCAGGCCAGCCGCCGTCATCGCGTTACGCTCGTCGACTTCATCTGGCCGCTGCTTGCGCTCGCCGAACGTCGTGCTTGGCGCGTCTATTTTCTCGGTGGCAGCGATGCGGTGGTTCAGGCTGCGAGTGGTCGCATCGGGGCTCGGTTCCCCCGGTTGGACTTTCGGGCGCGTCAGGGATATTTCGAAGAGTCCTCGTCATCGGCGGTGGCGAGCCAGATTGCGAGCTTTGCGCCGCACGTCGTTCTGGTCGGCATGGGTATGGGGCGTCAGGAAAGTTGGATCCTAGACCACTACGAAGCGCTTGCGCCGGCATCAATCGTGACGGTCGGTGCCTGCATGGAATACATCGCCGGCACCGTAGGCACTCCGCCCCGCTGGATGGGGCGTACGGGTCTAGAGTGGCTTTACCGGTTTGCGGAAAATCCGTCTCGGTTTTGGCGCCGCTATCTGATCGAACCGTGGATCGTGTTGGCTTATGTCCTGTGGTACACGGTTTCGCGTTGA
- a CDS encoding glycosyltransferase, with protein MKVLVVTDQVPGHDLAFQKSGHAQYLGSLLKHFAVRGDNVTLVVFRPKVDFLALSSRRLGYDLIGPSFAHIGASIVLLSPIGICRWIAWKIFARLPQRWQSAIDSVRQRFRRARKTVHHLGTFIAEAEIEFVRVAIRTAKFDLVVYDGIFNSCGRIEDAQHWLLAHEVKHERTAIFARQGVDVTASAVSAEVESRILADVDTVIAIQQEDAREFRRLSPGSRVIVLPATIAMSPRRSVVEATRRRCMFVGSGSYHNYDGISWFIRECWPQIRAAIPAATLDIFGSVCYRLGEPPPGVTLHGVVDDLSPEYASASVTIVPLRVGSGLKVKLVEAFAHEQAIVTTPVGAQGLMEIEPRPFVIAHPSAEFAAATVALLSDPERQRVLRAVARRCAQSFAPDTAFGEFDDALASDTRVSA; from the coding sequence TTGAAAGTTCTCGTCGTCACCGATCAGGTTCCGGGTCACGATCTCGCGTTTCAGAAGTCGGGGCACGCGCAGTATCTCGGTTCTTTGCTCAAGCACTTTGCTGTTCGCGGCGACAATGTCACACTGGTAGTATTCCGGCCAAAGGTCGACTTCTTGGCTCTATCTTCACGCCGTCTTGGCTATGACTTGATCGGGCCGTCCTTTGCGCACATCGGTGCGTCGATCGTTCTGCTTTCTCCGATTGGAATCTGTCGATGGATCGCCTGGAAGATCTTCGCGCGCCTACCACAACGCTGGCAGTCCGCGATCGACAGCGTCCGCCAGCGCTTCCGCCGAGCTCGCAAAACCGTACACCACCTTGGTACCTTCATCGCCGAAGCAGAGATCGAATTCGTTCGTGTAGCCATTCGAACAGCGAAGTTCGATCTCGTCGTGTACGATGGTATATTCAATAGCTGCGGTCGCATCGAAGATGCGCAGCACTGGCTGCTCGCCCATGAGGTCAAACATGAGCGGACGGCGATCTTCGCACGACAGGGGGTTGACGTCACGGCTTCCGCCGTAAGCGCCGAGGTCGAGAGCCGGATTCTCGCAGACGTAGACACGGTAATCGCCATTCAACAGGAAGATGCGCGAGAGTTCCGGCGGTTATCACCGGGCTCGCGAGTTATCGTCCTCCCGGCGACGATTGCTATGTCTCCGCGGCGCAGCGTTGTCGAAGCGACGCGCCGTCGCTGTATGTTCGTCGGCAGCGGTTCGTACCACAACTATGATGGCATAAGTTGGTTCATCCGCGAATGCTGGCCGCAAATTCGCGCCGCGATCCCTGCCGCAACGCTTGATATCTTTGGCAGCGTGTGCTATCGCCTAGGCGAGCCTCCGCCCGGAGTGACTCTACACGGTGTCGTGGACGACCTTTCTCCCGAGTATGCATCGGCTTCAGTTACCATTGTTCCACTCCGCGTCGGAAGTGGTCTAAAAGTAAAGTTAGTCGAGGCATTCGCTCACGAGCAGGCGATCGTGACGACGCCGGTCGGAGCGCAGGGTCTCATGGAGATCGAGCCGCGTCCCTTCGTGATCGCGCATCCGAGTGCAGAGTTCGCCGCTGCGACTGTTGCTCTTCTAAGTGATCCTGAGCGGCAACGTGTGCTTCGCGCTGTTGCGCGACGCTGCGCCCAATCATTTGCTCCCGACACTGCCTTCGGCGAGTTTGACGATGCACTGGCATCCGACACGCGAGTATCCGCATGA
- a CDS encoding glycosyltransferase family 2 protein yields the protein MTRVCIAVPTFRRVEYLGKLLTTLSNLTPLDREFTVGVVILDNDPDGSARSTVSGTAATFPFALHYEHVPSRGLSTVRNYALAYALQHADVLVMLDDDELPEPQWLSELLRVARATAADAVIGPVQALLPDDAPRWIREFRAREYPRFRDGELVADGWTSNCLVRVQRMSDAGLSFDTSLDFAGGEDQLFFRELLARDGTIAYAAQATVWEILPAARRSIGCVLKRSFRRGNSLAMCDRRLKGDFFGLAIRAAKGLAIMAIGAAQLVPLALFRGKAAAVMSSFEIARGAGMLAGLAGVSYQAYRRQA from the coding sequence ATGACGCGCGTCTGCATTGCAGTGCCGACGTTCCGAAGGGTAGAGTACCTCGGCAAGCTGTTGACAACGCTCTCGAATCTGACGCCCCTTGATCGCGAGTTCACAGTCGGCGTCGTCATCTTGGACAACGATCCGGACGGCAGCGCGCGAAGCACGGTAAGCGGAACCGCTGCGACATTCCCGTTTGCGCTGCATTACGAGCACGTTCCCAGCCGCGGGTTGTCGACCGTTCGCAATTACGCACTAGCTTATGCGCTGCAGCATGCGGACGTCCTGGTTATGCTCGATGACGATGAGCTGCCGGAGCCGCAGTGGTTAAGTGAGCTGCTTCGGGTTGCGCGAGCCACAGCCGCGGATGCCGTGATCGGTCCCGTGCAAGCGCTGTTGCCCGACGACGCTCCACGTTGGATTCGCGAATTTCGCGCTCGCGAATACCCACGCTTTCGCGACGGAGAACTCGTCGCCGACGGCTGGACGAGCAATTGTTTGGTTCGTGTCCAGCGAATGTCCGATGCCGGTCTTTCGTTTGATACGTCGCTCGATTTTGCAGGGGGCGAAGACCAGCTCTTTTTCCGCGAGTTGCTGGCGCGCGACGGGACGATCGCTTACGCCGCGCAAGCAACGGTCTGGGAGATTCTTCCGGCCGCGCGGCGGTCGATCGGCTGTGTTCTCAAGCGCAGCTTTCGGCGGGGCAATTCTTTAGCAATGTGCGATCGCCGTCTCAAGGGAGATTTTTTCGGCCTCGCGATTCGCGCTGCAAAGGGCTTGGCTATCATGGCCATAGGAGCCGCGCAGCTCGTCCCCCTGGCTCTCTTTCGCGGCAAGGCGGCGGCGGTAATGAGTTCGTTTGAAATTGCGCGCGGAGCCGGAATGCTCGCCGGACTCGCCGGTGTTTCGTATCAAGCATATCGACGGCAAGCATGA